Proteins encoded in a region of the Zea mays cultivar B73 chromosome 4, Zm-B73-REFERENCE-NAM-5.0, whole genome shotgun sequence genome:
- the LOC100193663 gene encoding malate dehydrogenase isoform X1 — MASTVTFNPVSAQAALIQKPRNLGAISYAGLKMPASVSSGSESSFLGWNASLRAAVTPRIVPKTKSGSQISPQASYKVAVLGAAGGIGQPLGLLVKMSPLVSELHLYDIANVKGVAADLSHCNTPAQVLDFTGPSELANCLKGVDVVVIPAGVPRKPGMTRDDLFNINASIVKTLVEAVADSCPEAFIHIISNPVNSTVPIAAEVLKQKGVYNPKKLFGVTTLDVVRANTFVAQKKNLKLIDVDVPVVGGHAGITILPLLSKTRPSVTFTDEETEELTKRIQNAGTEVVDAKAGAGSATLSMAYAAARFVESSLRALAGDPDVYECTFVQSEITDLPFFASRVKLGKNGVESVISADLQGMTEYEAKALEALKAELKASIEKGIAFVNKQREAAASV, encoded by the coding sequence ATGGCATCAACCGTTACCTTCAACCCAGTGAGCGCCCAAGCTGCGCTGATCCAAAAGCCAAGGAACCTTGGAGCCATAAGCTATGCTGGCTTAAAGATGCCGGCATCTGTTAGCTCTGGCTCAGAGTCGTCATTCCTGGGCTGGAATGCATCCCTTCGGGCAGCTGTTACTCCAAGGATTGTGCCCAAGACAAAGTCTGGATCTCAGATATCTCCACAGGCATCTTACAAGGTGGCAGTGCTGGGTGCTGCCGGTGGCATCGGTCAACCCTTGGGCCTGTTGGTTAAGATGTCTCCTCTGGTGTCCGAGCTGCATCTGTATGATATTGCTAATGTCAAGGGAGTTGCTGCAGATCTCAGCCACTGCAACACGCCTGCTCAGGTTCTTGACTTCACTGGACCCTCAGAGTTAGCCAACTGCTTGAAAGGTGTGGATGTCGTTGTCATCCCTGCCGGGGTCCCAAGGAAGCCTGGGATGACTCGCGATGACCTTTTTAACATCAACGCAAGCATCGTCAAGACACTTGTTGAGGCTGTTGCAGACAGTTGCCCAGAGGCGTTCATCCATATCATCAGCAACCCGGTGAATTCCACGGTGCCAATTGCAGCTGAGGTTCTGAAGCAGAAGGGTGTCTACAATCCCAAGAAGCTTTTCGGGGTTACCACCCTGGATGTTGTCAGGGCCAACACATTTGTGGCGCAGAAGAAGAACCTTAAGCTCATCGATGTTGATGTCCCAGTTGTTGGTGGCCATGCTGGAATCACAATTCTGCCACTGTTATCGAAGACCAGGCCATCTGTCACCTTCACAGATGAGGAAACTGAGGAGCTGACAAAGAGGATACAGAATGCCGGGACAGAGGTGGTGGATGCCAAGGCTGGTGCTGGGTCTGCTACCCTGTCCATGGCCTATGCCGCTGCCAGATTCGTTGAGTCTTCTCTCCGTGCGCTGGCTGGCGATCCGGATGTTTATGAGTGCACATTTGTTCAGTCTGAGATAACTGACCTGCCATTCTTCGCATCAAGAGTCAAGTTGGGCAAGAATGGTGTTGAGTCCGTCATTTCTGCCGACCTCCAGGGAATGACTGAGTATGAGGCCAAGGCACTTGAGGCGCTGAAGGCCGAGTTGAAGGCAAGCATTGAGAAGGGTATTGCTTTCGTGAACAAACAGCGGGAAGCTGCTGCATCTGTTTGA